One genomic window of Octopus bimaculoides isolate UCB-OBI-ISO-001 chromosome 2, ASM119413v2, whole genome shotgun sequence includes the following:
- the LOC106876004 gene encoding protein FAM204A has product MEKPASVRTDLWEKFKRLEKKTDGLLNKHSKSNVKTSEVDKKEDGSKKLLDSSITSQKNVNSLEVKPSTDNEEIKNCKTSNSDDADCEHEWNDLKQYLDVNSHLQYNPVSSSAPKSGLEKQINEAIASGDFETAETLSDKLAKREFAVKITGSFDAREYLKRKKAEEMTVKAKKKKKLHWGFEHKQRWEMKGNM; this is encoded by the exons ATGGAGAAACCAGCAAGTGTTCGCACCGACCTGTGGGAG AAATTTAAAAGGctggaaaagaaaacagatggTTTATTGAATAAACATTCAAAATCAAATGTCAAAACTTCAGAAGTTGACAAGAAAG agGATGGAAGTAAAAAGCTCCTGGATTCCTCCATTACTTCTCAGAAAAATGTAAATTCTCTTGAAGTAAAACCTTCAACtgataatgaagaaattaaaaactgTAAAAC atcAAACTCTGACGATGCTGACTGTGAGCATGAATGGAATGATTTAAAACAATATCTTGATGTGAACAGTCATTTACAATACAACCCTGTTTCCTCATCAGCTCCTAAATCTGGTTTGGAGAAGCAAATTAATGAAGCTATAGCAAGTGGAGACTTTGAAACAGCAGAAACGCTTAGTGACAAATTAGCAAAAAGGGAG TTTGCTGTAAAAATTACAGGTTCTTTTGATGCCCGGGAATACTTAAAACGGAAAAAG GCTGAGGAAATGACTGTCAAagctaagaaaaagaagaagctaCACTGGGG atTTGAACACAAACAACGTtgggaaatgaaaggaaatatgtgA